In Stomatohabitans albus, one genomic interval encodes:
- a CDS encoding DUF445 domain-containing protein has product MATIVDLTSPKAQARAARLKKTRGFATGLLAAVALTWLILVLFGPENTVTFVLKRTLEAGMVGGLADWFAVTALFRYPMGIPIPHTAIVPRRKDDMADHVGTFSAEAFLSPELLAERVREANGARAVLGWLSDADNATDVVTRLANASAGVVHGLADESVRDRALSRVRDQVLAYDAGPMVGKGLTQLAERGQLEPLIIHGAVALRRLGRRNRDGLIQRIMANGPSWIPSQINQIVAEVLVSQGDDYLRKLSTDDPNGMRADLIVQAGKLGKRLETDRRANKRVAEIKAAVIDHPAVQEAAQAAWPTFITALSEGLRNAHADGTAREVGQILANTARDLREDAVICRELDNAAAEVVRRVVENNAERVVAIVADRIRAWDGEEAATNLESLIGPDLQFIRINGTVVGAMAGLVITLIELAL; this is encoded by the coding sequence ATGGCGACCATCGTTGATCTCACTTCCCCGAAAGCTCAGGCTCGTGCTGCTCGCTTAAAGAAAACACGTGGCTTTGCAACCGGACTCCTTGCCGCCGTTGCGTTGACCTGGCTGATCCTTGTCCTTTTTGGTCCAGAGAACACGGTTACGTTTGTCCTTAAACGAACCTTAGAGGCCGGCATGGTCGGTGGGTTAGCCGACTGGTTTGCCGTTACCGCACTTTTTCGATATCCGATGGGTATTCCAATCCCACACACCGCGATTGTGCCGCGTCGTAAAGATGACATGGCCGACCATGTGGGAACTTTTTCTGCTGAAGCGTTCTTGAGCCCAGAGCTCCTAGCCGAACGGGTGCGAGAAGCCAACGGGGCACGCGCGGTACTTGGATGGCTCAGTGATGCAGATAACGCCACCGATGTGGTTACTCGCCTAGCAAATGCGTCGGCAGGGGTGGTCCATGGGCTTGCCGATGAGTCGGTCCGTGACCGTGCCCTCTCTCGGGTGCGTGACCAGGTATTGGCCTATGATGCCGGACCCATGGTTGGTAAAGGCCTCACCCAGCTTGCTGAACGTGGCCAGCTTGAACCACTGATTATCCACGGCGCAGTTGCCCTTCGTCGGCTCGGTCGGCGTAATCGTGACGGCCTTATCCAGCGGATAATGGCCAATGGGCCGAGTTGGATACCCAGCCAAATCAACCAGATTGTTGCCGAAGTGCTCGTCAGCCAAGGTGACGACTACCTGCGTAAACTCAGCACGGATGACCCCAACGGGATGCGAGCCGATCTGATTGTCCAAGCCGGCAAACTCGGCAAACGTCTTGAGACAGACCGGCGAGCCAATAAGCGTGTTGCTGAGATTAAAGCAGCGGTAATTGACCACCCAGCGGTGCAAGAGGCTGCCCAAGCGGCTTGGCCAACATTCATTACGGCGCTCAGTGAAGGGCTCCGCAATGCCCATGCTGATGGCACCGCGCGTGAAGTAGGGCAGATTTTGGCCAATACCGCCCGTGATTTACGAGAAGATGCGGTGATATGTAGGGAACTTGATAACGCTGCCGCTGAGGTTGTTCGTCGGGTTGTAGAGAATAATGCTGAACGAGTGGTGGCTATTGTGGCCGACCGAATCCGGGCATGGGATGGCGAAGAGGCCGCAACGAACCTTGAGAGCTTGATTGGTCCGGACCTGCAGTTCATCCGTATTAACGGAACTGTTGTGGGGGCGATGGCAGGTTTGGTCATTACCCTGATCGAATTAGCCCTGTAG
- a CDS encoding EAL and HDOD domain-containing protein yields MRTDTVKLSRSPILGTNRGHTLLGYELCFAGDQTTSDNVANEVISRSLLTLGLGRIVGDARAFIRFEKEMVFDKSVLLLPAESVVMQLGPDCWRDTDIKELLPVCRDYRRDGYRMALDEFTLDTDIERLGPLLDLVSFVKMHLAEETEEHREQIAKILGPHFVHVIATQVNDETERDIARSAGVQYVQGYYFAKPSIVQGRDLPGFKVSYMSLLRASQNDEIDFRELADIIKHDVALSYKLLRYVNSSAVGLRGEVESVTQALALMGINQIRRWAIAATVTGLVGDRPDELARLCVVRARFCEAVADRKRPTMSHDSFTVGMFSLLDVMLGQPMEEALIDVPMSERARTALLTGEGPMAEINRLAIAYEQGEWEIVERICNQNGWDQDELLADYIDALEWSRGFFSGGEQDPA; encoded by the coding sequence ATGCGTACTGATACCGTTAAATTATCGCGTAGCCCCATATTGGGGACCAACCGTGGGCACACGCTCCTGGGCTATGAACTATGCTTCGCTGGTGACCAGACCACGTCGGATAACGTAGCCAATGAGGTGATTAGCCGGTCCTTATTAACCCTTGGGTTAGGAAGGATCGTGGGTGATGCCCGAGCCTTTATCCGATTTGAAAAAGAGATGGTCTTTGATAAATCGGTATTGCTGCTGCCCGCTGAAAGCGTGGTTATGCAGCTTGGGCCAGACTGTTGGCGCGATACAGACATTAAAGAGCTTCTTCCGGTGTGTCGGGATTACCGGCGTGACGGGTATCGGATGGCACTCGATGAGTTCACCCTAGATACAGATATTGAACGCCTTGGCCCGCTCCTAGACCTGGTTAGTTTCGTGAAGATGCACTTGGCTGAAGAGACCGAGGAACATCGTGAACAGATCGCCAAAATCCTTGGCCCTCATTTTGTCCATGTGATCGCAACTCAGGTCAATGATGAAACTGAGCGTGATATTGCACGTTCCGCTGGCGTGCAGTACGTACAGGGGTACTACTTCGCCAAGCCCTCCATCGTTCAAGGACGGGACCTCCCTGGCTTCAAGGTGTCCTATATGAGCTTGCTTCGGGCAAGCCAGAACGATGAGATTGATTTCCGTGAATTAGCTGACATTATCAAGCATGATGTGGCCTTGAGCTACAAGCTGCTTCGGTACGTAAACTCATCTGCGGTTGGTCTTCGGGGTGAAGTGGAAAGTGTCACCCAGGCGCTTGCTCTAATGGGTATTAACCAAATCCGCCGTTGGGCTATCGCTGCCACCGTGACTGGACTTGTTGGTGACCGTCCGGATGAACTGGCCCGACTGTGTGTTGTGCGTGCTCGCTTCTGTGAGGCGGTTGCTGATCGTAAACGGCCTACGATGAGTCATGACAGCTTCACGGTGGGGATGTTTAGTTTGCTAGACGTCATGCTGGGCCAGCCGATGGAAGAAGCGCTAATCGATGTTCCGATGAGCGAACGCGCGCGTACGGCCTTGTTAACCGGTGAAGGCCCGATGGCTGAAATTAACCGGCTCGCGATCGCCTACGAACAAGGCGAATGGGAAATCGTCGAGCGCATCTGTAACCAAAATGGCTGGGACCAAGATGAACTCTTGGCTGACTATATTGACGCCCTCGAGTGGAGCCGTGGGTTCTTCAGCGGTGGGGAACAGGATCCGGCCTAG
- the pth gene encoding aminoacyl-tRNA hydrolase: protein MERFVIAGLTNPEAEYRGTRHNIGADVVRALATKLGLSFRRHRTPNDVAEGWSRPGGTPLTLGIGAGYMNRQGNPIGQLIKWANVPPERLIVVHDELDLPVGVLRTKRGGSGGHNGLKSVYRHIGSDQFIRLRFGIGRPPGRMDPAKYVLARFSAKERESIVDVAVQEAVDALLDITEGPYEFAQQRLHSS, encoded by the coding sequence ATGGAACGGTTTGTCATTGCAGGGCTCACCAACCCAGAAGCTGAATATCGGGGTACTCGGCACAATATCGGTGCAGATGTTGTCCGGGCACTTGCCACCAAACTCGGGCTTTCATTTCGCCGTCACCGGACTCCAAATGATGTGGCCGAAGGCTGGAGCAGGCCAGGGGGGACTCCATTGACGCTAGGTATTGGCGCTGGCTACATGAACCGTCAAGGGAACCCGATAGGCCAACTGATCAAATGGGCTAACGTTCCGCCAGAACGATTAATTGTGGTCCATGATGAACTCGATTTACCTGTCGGTGTATTGCGCACCAAACGGGGTGGGTCTGGTGGCCATAACGGATTAAAAAGTGTGTATCGCCATATTGGCAGTGATCAATTTATTCGATTACGGTTTGGCATTGGGCGACCACCAGGGCGTATGGACCCGGCAAAGTACGTGTTGGCAAGGTTTAGCGCTAAAGAACGTGAATCTATTGTGGATGTTGCGGTGCAAGAAGCCGTTGATGCACTGTTGGACATTACAGAAGGCCCCTATGAATTCGCCCAACAACGGCTACATTCGAGCTAA
- a CDS encoding 50S ribosomal protein L25, with amino-acid sequence MAHEKVTLEAQPRQGAGKSEARKLRAKGRVPINVYGHGLDHAVALHVDRLELNAALNTSAGMNVVVHVLAEGEDYVALPREIQRHPVRRDVLHLDFITFDRKSKVNAEVPITVLGEVEDGNVTQELVTLLVDVLPMEMIDEVTVDVTGMEVGDVIRVADIVVPEGVDVLLDEEQPVLSIVADMVLEEEPVEGEESEAAEGEEGDAAEDSDAADGEEG; translated from the coding sequence ATGGCACATGAAAAAGTAACGTTAGAAGCCCAACCACGCCAAGGCGCAGGTAAGAGCGAAGCTCGTAAGCTGCGCGCCAAGGGTCGTGTTCCAATCAATGTGTATGGTCACGGCTTGGATCATGCGGTTGCCCTTCACGTTGACCGTTTGGAATTAAATGCCGCGCTGAACACGTCAGCTGGTATGAACGTGGTTGTTCACGTATTAGCCGAGGGTGAGGATTACGTTGCCTTGCCGCGTGAAATCCAGCGTCACCCCGTGCGCCGTGATGTGTTACACCTTGATTTCATTACATTCGACCGCAAGTCGAAGGTCAATGCTGAAGTACCAATTACCGTTTTGGGTGAAGTTGAAGACGGTAACGTCACACAGGAATTGGTCACATTGCTTGTTGACGTGCTTCCGATGGAAATGATTGATGAAGTGACCGTTGATGTCACTGGCATGGAAGTTGGTGACGTTATCCGCGTTGCTGACATCGTGGTGCCTGAAGGCGTAGACGTACTCCTTGACGAAGAACAGCCGGTCTTGAGTATCGTTGCAGATATGGTGCTTGAAGAAGAACCTGTTGAGGGCGAAGAGAGCGAAGCTGCCGAGGGTGAAGAAGGTGACGCTGCCGAAGACAGTGACGCTGCCGATGGCGAAGAAGGCTAA
- a CDS encoding ribose-phosphate diphosphokinase: MKHLQLFAGTSSRELAQKIAAYLNIELGKIDIHQFSNGETYCRYDESVRGSDVFLLQTHSAPVNDNIMELLVMIDAARRASAKRITAVIPFYGYARQDKKARSREPISARLLADLLTVAGADRIVSMDLHTGQIQGYFSQPLDHLTALPLLSDWIEENLGDRDLVIASPDAGRVRMAEKFVSRLGSPGMAFLAKTRTAHNVAKTLAVVGEVKGKTVVLCDDMIDTAGTLCGAAEALMDQGAVEVYAVATHPVLSGPAIERIKNSPIKQVVVTDTLPLPHEAFQTDKIVQLSIAAAIGETLRAIFEDHSISELFGSEK, from the coding sequence ATGAAGCATCTGCAGTTATTTGCAGGTACTTCAAGCCGTGAACTTGCCCAGAAAATCGCAGCCTATTTGAATATCGAACTTGGAAAGATCGATATTCATCAGTTCTCTAACGGCGAAACATATTGCCGGTATGACGAGAGTGTTCGTGGTTCTGATGTGTTCTTGCTTCAAACACACTCAGCACCGGTAAATGACAACATCATGGAATTACTCGTCATGATCGATGCGGCACGTCGGGCATCAGCCAAGCGGATTACAGCAGTGATTCCGTTTTATGGGTACGCCCGCCAGGATAAGAAAGCTCGGAGTCGTGAACCGATCTCAGCGCGGCTACTCGCTGACCTGCTGACCGTGGCCGGTGCGGATCGTATCGTCAGTATGGATTTACACACCGGGCAGATTCAGGGCTACTTCTCACAGCCGTTGGACCATTTGACGGCATTACCATTGCTGAGCGATTGGATTGAGGAAAACCTCGGTGATCGTGATCTCGTGATTGCTAGTCCAGACGCGGGCCGTGTCCGCATGGCTGAAAAGTTCGTGAGTCGGTTAGGTTCGCCGGGAATGGCGTTCTTAGCTAAGACCCGTACGGCGCACAATGTGGCCAAAACACTGGCGGTTGTCGGTGAAGTGAAAGGCAAAACCGTTGTGCTGTGTGACGACATGATTGATACCGCCGGAACCCTTTGCGGTGCAGCCGAAGCCCTTATGGACCAAGGCGCGGTAGAGGTCTATGCCGTAGCCACCCACCCGGTACTCAGTGGACCGGCTATTGAACGCATCAAAAACAGTCCCATCAAACAGGTCGTTGTGACCGACACATTGCCCTTACCCCATGAGGCCTTCCAAACGGACAAAATTGTGCAGTTGTCTATCGCGGCCGCTATCGGTGAAACGTTGCGTGCCATCTTTGAAGACCACTCAATTTCAGAGTTATTCGGTAGCGAGAAGTAA
- the glmU gene encoding bifunctional UDP-N-acetylglucosamine diphosphorylase/glucosamine-1-phosphate N-acetyltransferase GlmU, with product MRVRYLLPQPEIHTAAVVLAAGKGSRLKSPIPKVAHIVAGRPMLHWVLDALAALNLDKIVVVVGHEGDQVRDLVESAQVDNTVCVTQVEQLGTGHAMRCALGLTNGEHPDNDPSLLADAERILLVYGDGPTLSPHTLVELVEGGQGNEATVLTTMLDDPTGYGRIIRNTSGMVTEIVEQRDTNETQASIREINTGIYCFEREPLVKALGQLTTDNSQGEEYITDVVGILAPRVGAVVVAPDEVMGINDQIQLAESAAVLRTRIIRAYQENGVAIIDPATTYIEHGVSIEPGAVIEPGCHLRGTTRIGAARIGPNADLTDTTVEDGATITYSVVTGATIGADATVGPFAHLRPGTVLAPKAKAGGFVETKNATIGEGSKVPHLSYIGDASIGAGSNIGAGTITCNYNGYKKFRTTVGEGTFIGSDSMLIAPVTIGNGAYVGAGSAVATDVPDGALYIERAQPVVKDGWASKFHARYAKPDTDQ from the coding sequence TTGAGGGTTCGATACCTTCTCCCCCAGCCAGAAATACATACGGCAGCTGTAGTGCTTGCCGCAGGAAAGGGCAGCCGTCTTAAGAGCCCTATCCCTAAAGTTGCGCACATTGTGGCAGGTCGTCCAATGTTGCATTGGGTACTTGATGCGTTAGCGGCACTCAATCTGGACAAGATTGTGGTTGTTGTCGGTCACGAAGGCGACCAGGTGCGCGACCTTGTAGAATCTGCCCAGGTTGATAACACGGTTTGTGTTACTCAGGTGGAACAACTGGGTACCGGACATGCCATGCGCTGCGCCCTGGGGCTTACCAACGGTGAACACCCAGATAACGATCCGTCGCTGTTAGCCGATGCCGAGCGCATCTTATTGGTCTACGGCGATGGTCCCACCTTGAGCCCGCATACCCTCGTTGAGCTCGTTGAAGGGGGGCAAGGGAACGAAGCCACCGTATTGACCACGATGCTTGATGATCCAACCGGTTATGGGCGGATTATTCGCAATACATCGGGCATGGTGACTGAAATTGTTGAGCAGCGAGATACCAATGAAACCCAAGCGAGTATTCGAGAGATCAATACTGGTATCTATTGTTTTGAACGTGAACCGCTTGTTAAAGCCTTGGGGCAATTGACCACAGACAACAGCCAAGGTGAGGAGTACATCACCGATGTGGTTGGTATCCTCGCTCCCCGCGTCGGGGCTGTTGTTGTTGCACCAGATGAGGTGATGGGTATTAATGATCAAATCCAGTTGGCTGAAAGTGCAGCAGTGTTGAGAACGCGCATTATTAGGGCATACCAGGAGAACGGGGTCGCCATTATTGACCCGGCCACGACATATATTGAACACGGGGTGAGTATTGAGCCAGGTGCCGTGATTGAGCCGGGATGTCATTTACGTGGGACCACACGTATTGGTGCGGCGAGAATTGGGCCAAATGCTGATCTCACGGATACGACGGTTGAAGATGGTGCCACCATTACCTACTCCGTAGTAACGGGAGCAACCATTGGCGCAGATGCCACAGTCGGTCCGTTTGCACATTTGCGTCCTGGGACTGTTTTGGCTCCCAAGGCCAAGGCTGGTGGCTTTGTCGAGACAAAGAATGCGACGATTGGCGAAGGCTCGAAAGTTCCGCACCTGTCGTATATCGGCGATGCATCTATTGGTGCGGGTTCAAATATTGGGGCCGGGACCATTACCTGTAACTACAACGGCTATAAAAAATTCCGTACCACCGTTGGTGAGGGAACCTTTATTGGTTCCGACTCGATGTTGATCGCCCCCGTTACGATCGGCAATGGTGCCTATGTTGGTGCGGGTAGTGCGGTAGCTACTGATGTGCCTGATGGGGCGCTGTATATCGAACGTGCACAACCTGTCGTGAAAGATGGTTGGGCCAGTAAATTTCATGCTCGCTACGCGAAGCCGGACACAGACCAATAA
- a CDS encoding 4-(cytidine 5'-diphospho)-2-C-methyl-D-erythritol kinase: protein MLITLETHVRVPAKINLHLAVGPLRDDRYHEITTIFHTVSLFDDVTVVTTDENGRLGHPAGARHSRVRLSHNAGPEVPGDGSNLMVRAATALIAHVGYTAVPDSLAVGEQEDWPLLDLGVCKQIPVAAGMAGGSADAAGTLLALNRHWDLHLSLDTLASIGATLGADVPFCLYGGTALGTGTGSDVVPVATRSVFHFVAGTSNLSLATPAVYAAFDQLPPPQPHPVDEVLQAVTAGDVARLAEAMSNDLEPAAIALRPEIAHQLKAMERAGALRAMVSGSGPTILGLAEDAGHAQTIAQECAPLFKSTHVISSTLSGPYWPNQL from the coding sequence GTGCTGATCACATTGGAAACGCACGTACGCGTACCCGCGAAGATCAACCTACATTTGGCGGTTGGTCCGTTGCGAGATGACCGCTACCACGAGATCACCACCATTTTCCATACCGTCAGCCTATTCGATGACGTAACCGTCGTAACGACGGATGAGAATGGCCGTTTGGGGCACCCAGCCGGTGCGCGTCATTCTCGGGTTCGCTTATCGCATAATGCCGGCCCTGAGGTTCCAGGTGATGGGTCAAACCTTATGGTTCGAGCCGCCACAGCCTTGATCGCACATGTTGGCTACACCGCTGTGCCGGACAGTCTGGCAGTTGGCGAGCAAGAGGATTGGCCGCTCTTAGATTTGGGCGTCTGTAAGCAAATCCCTGTCGCTGCAGGTATGGCTGGAGGGTCTGCTGATGCGGCTGGGACACTCCTCGCATTGAATCGGCACTGGGATTTGCATCTGTCGCTTGACACGCTTGCCAGTATCGGCGCGACCCTTGGTGCTGATGTGCCATTTTGTTTATATGGCGGAACTGCGTTAGGAACTGGAACCGGATCTGATGTTGTTCCTGTGGCCACACGGTCGGTCTTTCACTTTGTTGCTGGAACAAGCAATTTGTCCTTGGCCACCCCAGCGGTGTATGCCGCCTTTGACCAATTGCCGCCACCTCAACCGCATCCGGTTGATGAGGTGCTACAAGCCGTTACCGCAGGTGATGTCGCTCGGCTTGCCGAGGCGATGTCCAATGATCTCGAACCTGCAGCCATCGCGCTGCGACCCGAAATTGCCCACCAATTAAAGGCCATGGAACGCGCGGGCGCATTACGCGCTATGGTGAGCGGGTCGGGTCCAACCATTCTTGGATTAGCAGAAGATGCTGGTCATGCCCAAACTATTGCACAAGAATGTGCCCCGTTATTTAAGTCCACCCACGTGATTTCTAGCACACTTAGCGGCCCATACTGGCCAAATCAGTTATAG
- the rsmA gene encoding 16S rRNA (adenine(1518)-N(6)/adenine(1519)-N(6))-dimethyltransferase RsmA encodes MDNHPNFPGPVASEATQGGLHGLLGGSDIKQLLASHGLAPTKKRGQNFVTDPNTVARIVRDAKVKPGDLIVEVGPGLGSLTLALLHAGARVIAVELDHGLADVVSELTKGAAIEVVCADATNVDWAELTRGTPAKMVANLPYNVATPIVMQALKGGHLSGYHVMVQKEVGRRWCATVGDPELGAVSMKMALFGQTNIAGTVARQAFYPVPNVDSVTVSITPYQESLTHHVVDLPHQPVIGPAGQAVHRDLLLRTCDVIDLGYAQRRKTLRNALANKQRKPAQIDHMLEAVSLPIGIRAELLSPQNWVDLANMFYRESWC; translated from the coding sequence ATGGATAACCATCCCAACTTTCCTGGCCCAGTTGCGTCTGAAGCGACTCAGGGCGGCCTTCACGGGTTACTTGGCGGCTCAGACATTAAGCAACTGTTAGCGTCGCACGGCCTTGCACCAACGAAAAAACGTGGTCAGAACTTTGTGACAGACCCTAATACGGTGGCGCGCATTGTGCGTGACGCAAAGGTGAAGCCTGGTGACCTTATTGTTGAAGTTGGCCCTGGCCTGGGGAGTTTGACCTTGGCGTTGCTCCACGCCGGTGCCCGTGTGATCGCAGTTGAGTTAGATCATGGTTTGGCTGACGTAGTATCCGAGTTGACTAAGGGTGCCGCTATCGAAGTGGTCTGTGCTGACGCAACCAACGTTGATTGGGCTGAACTAACCCGTGGAACTCCCGCCAAGATGGTTGCCAATTTGCCCTATAACGTTGCGACTCCCATCGTTATGCAAGCCCTTAAGGGAGGGCATCTGAGCGGCTACCACGTGATGGTTCAAAAAGAAGTGGGGCGGCGTTGGTGTGCGACAGTCGGTGATCCAGAACTCGGTGCGGTCAGCATGAAAATGGCGCTTTTTGGTCAAACCAATATTGCGGGAACTGTCGCACGTCAAGCGTTCTACCCGGTTCCCAATGTTGACAGCGTCACGGTTTCAATCACCCCATACCAAGAATCACTGACCCATCACGTTGTCGATTTGCCACACCAACCGGTAATTGGTCCAGCTGGTCAAGCCGTGCACCGTGATCTGCTATTGCGCACCTGTGACGTCATTGATTTGGGCTATGCCCAACGACGAAAGACATTGCGTAACGCATTGGCTAATAAGCAGCGCAAACCTGCCCAAATAGACCATATGTTAGAGGCTGTGTCACTCCCAATTGGCATTCGTGCAGAGCTTCTTTCCCCTCAGAATTGGGTAGACCTGGCCAATATGTTTTACCGTGAGTCTTGGTGCTGA
- a CDS encoding TatD family hydrolase, whose amino-acid sequence MAHPVPPPPPPSLRAVDTHSHIHLTKEDGVPERQPDWSYDDPRAWNMQADAVVAEAEQAGLVWLATVSTDMPSARVVVDQSRRHANVYGVIGIHPNDSDGTDDAAVNELHDLALDPNIVAIGETGLDWYRMGASKETQEESFRRHISLARETDTALVIHDRDAHEDIVRILCDQPSLPKAVIFHCFSGDEHLAEICNTHGWYMSFAGNVTFPSADSLRRGLLAARPELILSETDAPFMAPVPHRGQSNTPAKVIHTVNYMAMVRETDPVAFGEQLILNANCAMDIHG is encoded by the coding sequence ATGGCTCACCCTGTTCCTCCACCACCCCCGCCATCGCTACGTGCGGTTGATACCCATTCTCATATCCATTTGACGAAAGAGGATGGGGTGCCCGAGCGCCAACCTGATTGGAGCTATGACGATCCTCGTGCATGGAATATGCAGGCAGATGCGGTTGTTGCTGAGGCGGAGCAGGCAGGGCTTGTTTGGTTGGCAACGGTGAGCACGGATATGCCAAGTGCGCGCGTGGTTGTGGACCAATCGCGTCGCCATGCCAATGTGTATGGTGTCATTGGTATCCACCCCAATGACAGCGACGGGACTGATGACGCTGCGGTGAATGAATTACACGACCTAGCCCTAGACCCAAATATTGTGGCGATCGGGGAAACCGGTTTGGACTGGTACCGCATGGGCGCATCGAAGGAAACGCAGGAGGAGAGTTTCCGCCGCCATATTTCATTGGCACGCGAAACGGATACCGCCTTGGTTATCCATGACCGTGATGCCCACGAGGACATCGTGCGTATCTTGTGCGATCAGCCATCATTACCTAAGGCGGTTATTTTCCATTGCTTCAGTGGTGATGAACATCTCGCAGAGATTTGCAATACGCATGGCTGGTATATGAGCTTTGCTGGGAATGTGACCTTCCCGAGCGCCGATAGTTTACGCCGAGGCTTATTGGCCGCCCGCCCAGAGCTGATTCTGAGTGAAACGGATGCCCCGTTTATGGCGCCTGTGCCACATCGTGGTCAATCGAATACACCGGCAAAGGTCATCCATACGGTCAATTACATGGCGATGGTGCGAGAAACTGATCCAGTTGCCTTTGGTGAGCAACTGATCCTCAACGCAAACTGCGCCATGGATATTCATGGATAA